The Lactobacillus acidophilus DNA segment AAATTGCTTAATTTCATCTAGACTAGGTTGCTTATAAACCAGCTTGCCGTCTTTAAAGATATCATGTAAAAGCGGAATAGCAGTGTAATCAGTAACCACTTTATTGATGTAATTGTATTGAGGGTGGAACATAAATAATGCATCAAACTTACGTGGGTCTTCATTATCACGTGAAACCCAATCACCTTCATTTTTCTTAGCGGTATTAGCACTGATTCGCCATACTTGTTTTTTACCTGGCGTAGATACCTTAATTGCATTGGATGAAATTTTCAAAGTATCACGCATCGCATGAACTTCATCTTCCATAGCAACTAGCTTATATACTGCGCCAAGGGCGGGTTGATCATAAGCAGTAATATACTTAGTACCGATCCCCCAAACGTCGATCTTAGCACCCTGCATCTTCAAGTTGGTGATGGTATTTTCATCAAGATCATTAGATGCAAAGATTTTAGCATCCGGGTAACCTGCGTCATCCAGTTCCTTACGAACTTGCTTAGAAATATATGCCATGTCACCTGAATCAATTCTCACACCCAAGAAGTTGATCTTGTCGCCCATTTCATTAGCAACCTTAATTGCATTAGGTACGCCACTTCTTACAGTGTCATAAGTATCTACTAAAAATACACAATCTCTATGAGTTTCAGCATAAGCCTTGAAGGCATCATATTCACTACCAAAAGCTTCAACCAATGCATGAGCATGAGTACCAGAAATTGGAATACCAAATAATTTTCCAGCACGTACATTACTTGTAGAGTCAAAACCACCAATATAAGCGGCACGAGCACCCCAAATAGCTGCATCAGTTTCTTGAGCACGACGAGAGCCGAACTCCATTAAGCCATCATCTTTAACTGCTAATTTAATTCTTGCAGCCTTAGTTGCAAGTAAAGTTTGGAAGTTAATAATGTTCAAAATAGCAGTTTCAACTAATTGACACTGTGCAAGAGGACCTTCGACTTGTAAAATTGGTTCATTCGCAAAAACCAATTCCCCTTCTCTCATAGAACGAATATTGAGTTTAAGCTCTAAATTACGCAAATAATCAATAAAATCAGCATCGTAATTACATTCTTCTTTTAAATATTGAAGATCACTTTCACTAAATTTTAAATTCTTTAAATATTGAATGATATGTTCCAAACCAGCGTAAACAGCATAACCGTTTCCAAATGGTTCTTTTCTATAAAAAGTTTCAAAAACGGCATTACGATCTGCAATCCCCTTCTTGAAGTAGGTATACATCATATTGATTTCATATAAATCAGTATGTAAAGCTAGCGAATCTTCTTTGTCTAACTCTGGGTAAAACATTGTTTCCCTTTCTGTAATAAAATTATAATTTTGTTTTTAATTATACAGCCATTAACTACTCATTGCTATTTTTACAACCAATTAGCTCAAGTTAGATTAAAGTACTATAAACTTTTTCAATATCTGCTAGTTGATTCTTCACAGAAAAGTGTTCTTCAGCATAGCGTTTTTCTGTATAGGCCATTTCACGTAGCTGCTTTGTAGTCTTATTGACAGCTAATTCAAGCTGCTTGGCAATTGAATCAATATCACCAGTTTTAGCAATAAAACCATATTTAGGTCCTGGAATCATCTTATGGATGTCACCAACATCAGTAGATAAGATAGGAATTAAATTATCGGTTGCTTCTAATAAAACAAGGGGAAAACTTTCTGAATATGATGTTAAAACAGCCAGATCAATTCTTTTATAAAGTCCACTTAACTGATGATGAGTCATAAAGCCATGAAAAGTTACTTGGGGTGCCATATTTAGCTGGCGAGTAAGAGCTTTAAGTGGTTCAAGTTGACTGCCGTCTCCTGCAATA contains these protein-coding regions:
- a CDS encoding nicotinate phosphoribosyltransferase; protein product: MFYPELDKEDSLALHTDLYEINMMYTYFKKGIADRNAVFETFYRKEPFGNGYAVYAGLEHIIQYLKNLKFSESDLQYLKEECNYDADFIDYLRNLELKLNIRSMREGELVFANEPILQVEGPLAQCQLVETAILNIINFQTLLATKAARIKLAVKDDGLMEFGSRRAQETDAAIWGARAAYIGGFDSTSNVRAGKLFGIPISGTHAHALVEAFGSEYDAFKAYAETHRDCVFLVDTYDTVRSGVPNAIKVANEMGDKINFLGVRIDSGDMAYISKQVRKELDDAGYPDAKIFASNDLDENTITNLKMQGAKIDVWGIGTKYITAYDQPALGAVYKLVAMEDEVHAMRDTLKISSNAIKVSTPGKKQVWRISANTAKKNEGDWVSRDNEDPRKFDALFMFHPQYNYINKVVTDYTAIPLLHDIFKDGKLVYKQPSLDEIKQFCANNLDGLWDEYKRSLNPQEYPVDLSQNLYESKMDLIQDIRRKIRERSIGR